A segment of the Paracoccus suum genome:
TCCGCTTTTGCAGGCGCTTCAGCGAGGTCATGGCCAGAACGGCGGCGAATTTCGACATGACGGAGTTGGCGAAGGCTTCCTTGAGGAAATCGCCGACCAGCTTGGCCGTTCCCTCGCCGGTCTTCAACGCGACGTTGCCGGTGAAACCATCGGTGACGATCACATCAACGCGCGCGCCGGGCAGGTCGCCGCCCTCGACAAAGCCCACGAAATCGTAGCTGCCAAGAGAGGTGCCGGCCTCGATCAACTCTGCTGCCAGCTTCAACTCGGGCCGCCCCTTGTGCTCCTCGGTGCCGACATTCAGCAAGCCGACGCGCGGACGCTCCAGCCCCAGGCCGTTGCGGGCGTAGCTGGCGCCCATCATCGCATATTGCGCCAGATCGGGCGCATCGGCGCGGATATCGGCGCCGACGTCCAGCATGACGTTGAAGCCCTGCGGATTGCGCGATGGCCACAGGCACGCGATGGCGGGGCGGTTGATCCCGGGCAGCTTGCGCAGGCGGATCATCGACAGCGCCATCAGCGCGCCGGTATTGCCGCAACTGACGCAGGCCGTTGCCTCGCCAGCGCGGACCGAATCGATCGCCGACCACATCGAAGTGCCTTCGCCCTTGCGCATCACCTGGCTGGGCTTGTCCTGCATGGTGACGACCCCTGGGGCGTCGCGCAGATCGCAGCGGTCCGCCAAGTCGCGGCGGCGCCCGATCAGGCGCTGCAATTCCGCGGCGGGGCCGTGGACGATAAATCGAAGATCGGGGTTCTTGGCTGCGCTTTCAGCCATGCCTGCGACCACGACGGCGGGACCACGGTCGCCGCCCATGGCGTCGACCGAAATCACCACATTGCCGCCGCTTGCGGCAGTACGCGCGGCCGCCGGGCGGCCCGACGCGTCACCGATCGTCATATCAAACCCCTCTTAGCGCGGCAGCGCTCAGGCGGCGTCGTCGTCCAGGTCAACGGCGGCGGCCTGCGCGACAACTTCGCGATCCGCGTAATGGCCGCAGGACGGGCAGACGTGGTGCGGGCGCTTCAGCTCGCCACAGTTTGAGCATTCGTTCGGGTTCGCAGCAACCAGCGAATCATGCGCGCGGCGCATGTTGCGCTTGGAGCGGGTGACGCGGTTCTGTGGGACGGCCATGTCGCAACCTCGGTCTGGGGCAGGGCCGTCTGGCCGCTGCAAAGTCTATGATTCGGGACCGACGCGCCAAGCGGACGCGCGGACCTCAGACAGCCCAGGGACGGGTGAGGGGCGGGTCACGGCGCTGGCCCGCCGGTCGATGAAGCGGGGAAAATAGCCAAAATCACGCCAGACGCAAGATGTAACTGCGCCCGGATTTCACCCCGCCGCCATTCGGCGTCTGATATTCCAGCCTGCATCTGGACCCGCGCGCCGGCAAGACCTATATCTTTGCTCGGAAATCACAGGACGCGCGCACATGAACCTATCCCCCGCCGCGCCGGCAGCGCCTGCCGAGGGCGCCCCGCTGATCGAGCCTTCGACCGTCGACCACCCCCTCTACGATAGCATCGTCGAGGCTTGCCGCTCGGTCTATGACCCGGAAATCCCGGTCAATATCTTTGACCTTGGACTGATCTACACCATCGTCGTGAACGACGCGGCCGAGGTCATGATCCGCATGACGCTGACCGCACCCGGCTGCCCAGTCGCCGGCGAGATGCCGGGCTGGGTCGCCGATGCGGTGAACGCCATCCCGGGCGTCAAGCAGGTCGACGTTCATATGACGTTCGAGCCGCAATGGGGCATGGACATGATGTCGGACGAGGCGCGGCTGGAACTGGGCTTCATGTAACGCCTCTTCGCGGGCGGTCCCGCTTGAGCGGCGGCCGCGGCGTCCCTACATCTGGCCCGAGTTGAAGAAAGGCCCTGCGGCATGTTTTCGATCCCCGGCAAGACCCCCGTGACGGTGACCCAGGCGGCCGAGGCGCGAATCGCCCGGCTGATGGAGGACAAGCAGGCATTCGCGCTGCGCATCGGCCTGAAAAAGGGCGGCTGCGCGGGGATGGAATACACGATGGAGCTGGCCGAGGCCGCCGCGCCCGGTGACGAGGCGATCGAGCAGGGCGCCGCCCGCGTCTTGATCGCGCCCACGGCGCAGATGTTCCTCTTCGGCACCGAGATCGATTACGAGAGCGGGATGCTCGACAGCGGCTTTCGCTTTCGCAACCCGAACGTCACCGACAGCTGTGGCTGCGGCGAATCCGTGAACTTCGCCCCGATCGAGGGCGCGCGCGCTGGCAGCTGACCGCTGTTGCGGCCGGCTGTCGGTTGATCCCGGGGCACCGGCCGTCTAACCCCACCTGCGCAACATGGTGGGGATCGACATGAAAAAGCTTGCCGCTGGAAACTGGAAGATGAACGGCACCCGTGCCGCGTTGGCCGAGGTCGATGGCCTCGGCTCGGACCGGGTCGAGGTGCTGATCTGTCCGCCAGCCACGCTGATCGCCCCGCTGGCAGATCGCGGCTCGCGGGTTCTGGTCGGCGGGCAGGACTGCGATGCGCGCGCCGAGGGCGCCCATACCGGCGACATCGCGGCCGCCCAGTTGCTGGACGCGGGCGCCAGCCATGTCATCCTCGGACACTCGGAAAGGCGCGCCGATCACGGCGAGACGGATGCCCAGGTTGCGGCGAAGGCCGTAGCCGCGCACCAAGCCGGCCTTGTCACCATCATCTGCGTCGGCGAAACCGAGGCGCAGCGCGACGCCGGCGAAACGCTGGCGGTGATCGCCGCGCAGCTTGCAGGCTCGGTTCCCGATTGTGCGACCGCAACCAACACCGTCGTCGCCTATGAGCCGGTCTGGGCCATCGGCACCGGGCGCACCGCCGATGCCAGCCAGATCGCCGAGGTTCATGGGGCGATGCGCCAAACGCTCGCGGCGCGCTTTGCCGACGCGGATGGCATGCGGCTGCTCTATGGCGGTTCGGTCAAGGCAGGGAATGCGGCAGAGATTTTTGCGATTCCCAATGTCGATGGCGCGCTGGTCGGCGGTGCGAGCCTGAAGGCCGCGGATTTCTCGCCGATCATCGCAGCGCTGGAAGCGGCGCAGTAGCGCGCCGAATCAGCGATCCGCGAACAGAGCAGGCCGATCCGTACCGACCCAGTCGATGGCCGGGCGGCCTTGCGCCGTCAGCCAGTCATTCACCCGGCTGAAGGGGCGCGAGCCGAAAAAGCCGCGACGCGCTGACAGCGGCGAGGGATGGGCGCTGGCGAGCACCAGATCCTGCGGCCGTGCCAACCCGCGCGCCACGCCCTGCGCGTGGCCGCCCCACAGCACGAAGGCGATGGGGCCGCCTCGCTGCGCCGCGTCAATCACCTGGCTCGCCAGCCCGCTCCACCCCAGGCGGGCGTGGCTGCCGGCATCGCCCGGCCCGACCGATAGTGCGGTATTCAGCAGCAGCACCCCCTGCGCGGCCCAATGCCCCAAATATCCATCCGCCGGCGCGGCGCCCAGATCGTCGCGCATCTCGGCATAAATATTTCTCAGCGAGCGCGGCAACGGCGCCTGCGGTGCGACCGAAAAGGCCAGCCCGTCGGCATGGCCCGGCGTGGGGTAGGGGTCCTGCCCAAGGATCACCACTCGCACATCTCGGGGCGAGACGGCCTGCAGGGCGGCGAACACCCGATCCGGGCCGGGCAGCCATTGCGTCCCAGCCAAATGCGCGGCGATCCGCGGCCAGTCGGCCTGAAAGAAGGGCAGATGGGCCCATGCCGGGGGCGGAGCGGGGGTCGGTGATGGCGTCACGGAACGCTCCGCTGATAGGCCGGGCGAGCCGGGCAGGGCGGTTCAGAACGCCGGCGGCGGGGGCTGCATCGCGGCGAGATCGGCGAGGCGGGCGGCGGCGCGGCCGCTGTCGATGCTCTCGGCCGCGCGCTCGACCCCTTCGCGCAGGTTCGGCGCTGTGCCGGCGACGATCAGCGCGGCTGCCGCGTTCAGCAACACCGCATCGCGATAGGCGCCGGGCGCGCCCGCCAGTAGCGCCCGCAGTGCGGCGGCGTTCTGCGCCGGATCGCCGCCGATGATCGCCTCGAACGGATGGACCGGCAGTCCCGCGTCCTCGGGCGAGATCTCGAACTCGCGCACCACGCCATCCTCCAGCGCGGCGACGCGCGAGGGGGCGGCGATGGACAGCTCGTCCGTGCCATCGCCGCCATGGACCAGCCATGCCGCCTCGGACCCGAGGGCGGCCAGCACCTCGGCCATCGGCCTGATCCACTGGGGGGAATAGGCGCCCGTCAGTTGACGGCGTACCCCGGCGGGGTTGGTCAGCGGGCCGAGCAGGTTGAAGATTGTGCGCGTCCCAAGCTCGGTCCGCGCGGGGCCGACATTACGCATCGCGGGGTGATGCGCGGGGGCCATCATGAAGCAGATGCCGCAGGCTTTCAGCGCGCGTCCGGCCGCGTCAGGGCCCGCCATCACGTCGAGGCCGAGGTGGGTCAACGCATCGGCACTGCCCGAGCGCGAGCTGAGGTTGCGGTTGCCGTGCTTGGCGACTGGCACACCCGTGCCGGCGACGACGAAAGCCGTCGCGGTCGAGATGTTTAGCGTGCCCTTGCCGTCGCCGCCGGTGCCGACGATATCCATCGCCCCGGAGGGCGCGATGACGGTATGCATCCGCTTGCGCATTGCCCGGGCCGCAGCGGCGATCTCGTCCACGGTCTCGCCGCGCACGCGCATCGCCATCAGCAGCCCGCCGATCTGCGCCGGGGTGGCGGCGCCATCGAAGAGCGCGCCGAAGGCGGTTTCCGCCTCTGCGCCGGTCAGGGGACGGTCGGCGGCAAGGCCGATCAGCGGGCGGATATCGGTCATGCGGCAACCGGCGCCTGGTGCTGGCACCGGCTGAGGAAGGTATCGATCATCGTGCGGCCACCTTCGCTGGCGATGCTTTCGGGATGGAACTGCACGCCCTCGATCGGCAACTTGCGGTGCATCAGGCCCATGATGGTGCCGTCATCTGTGCGCGCCGTGATCTCGAGGCAATTGGGCAGGCTGGTCGGATCGACCGCCAGCGAATGATAGCGCGTGGCCGTCAGGGGGTCGGGCAGCCCGGCAAAGAGGCCGCGACCGTCGTGGCGAATGGCGTCGGTCTTGCCGTGGACCGCGCGCACCGCCCGTACCACCTTGCCGCCGAACGCCTCGCCAATCGCCTGATGCCCCAGGCAGACGCCCAGCAGTGGCACCCGCGCCTCGGCCGCGGCGCGGATCAGGGACACGCAAATGCCGGCGCGGGCGGGATCGCACGGCCCGGGAGAGATCACGATTCCGTCCGCGCCCAGGGCCATCGCCTCGTCAACGCTCAGCGCGTCGTTGCGGTGCAAAGCGATCTCCGCCCCGGCCTCGCCCAGCAGGTGGACGAGGTTCCAGGTGAAGCTGTCGTAGTTGTCGATCAGCAGGATCATGCGCGTCCGCTTTTGTCAGAGGCTATACCCCGGCGGGGTCGTCGGTATAAATGGTCCGAAGCGCGCGGGGGGGTCAAGCCTGCCAGATAGCGCGACGAATGGGACAAGGCAGGACGGAATGGCGGGTTTCGGGGGCGGACTGATGCAGGGCGCGCTGCTCTGCGGGGCGACGCTTGCCGCGCTGTCGCTTGCGCTGCCGCAGCCCACCTTGACTGAGGCCGCTGCGGTGGCGCCGCGCGTGACCGGCGAGATGCCAAAGGGTCCGCCGCGCGACGAGACGCCGCCCGTGCCAGCGGCCGCCGGGATGGCGCTTACTGCACCGGCGGGGGCTAGCACCGCGCCGCCTTCGCAGGCCATCGACCGCCCCTTACCCGGGGCCGCCGGGCCGGTGGCCGAGCCGGCCGCGCCTGCAGCGATCGGCGAGGCGTTGGACCGCGCGCCTACCGCGCCGGGCAGCCTTGCAGCAAATCCGCCGCGCCCCGTGCCCGGCCGACCGTTACCCGCCCCGCGTGGCGAAACCTTGCCGCAGCGTGCCGTCGCCGAGGCCGACTCGCGCCCCGCCCCCATGGACGAGCCGTCGCAGGAGGGCCTGCCCGCCGCTACCGGTAGCGCCCCGGCGCTTCCGCAGACTCCTCGGTCGGATGCGCCCGCAATACAGCAGGCTGCGCTGTCGCCGCTCTCCACCCCCGCAGGCGAGCGGGCGCCCGTGATCATCGCCAGCCCTTCGCCGCAAACGGCTGGGGCGGAGAGTCGTGAAGTTGGGGCGGCTCCTCCGGCTGCTCGGATGCCCGATGCATTGCCCGCCGCTGTGAACGAACGGCCGCCGCAGACGCAGAACAGTGCCGCCGGGCAGGGTAATAACGCCTCCGATGCCGTCCCGGCCGTGACTGGCGATCCGGCGTCCTCAACGCCCGTGACGAATACGGCACCAGAGACCCCGCCGACATGGACCGACAATACCCAGATGGCCGTGGCCGAGGCGCCAGTTCAGCCGGCAGCAATCGCCCCCGCCGCGCAAGCCTCCCCGCTGACCATTCCGCAGCGAGCGATCAGCCCCGCCGCGCCTCACAAAACTTACCCCGCCCCGGATCTGGCGCTGCCGCCGGACCTTCCCGCCCTTCTCGAACCGAGGCAGATGCCGTGACCGCAACCCCGACACCGCTGAACCCCTCCGTTGCCGGCACCTTCCGCCCGCCGATCATGGAGGCGCGTGGCTGGATGGCCGAGGCGGATGCGGCGACGCTCGCTCGCCTGATCAACGTCAGCCAGGCCGCGCCGATCGATCCCCCGCCCGAGGGATTGCGCCACGCGCTGGCCGATGCCGCGCTGAACCGCCCCGAGGCGCATCTTTACGGCCCGGTCCTCGGCAATGACCCCCTGCGCGCGGCGCTGGCGGCGCGCTGGTCTGAACGGTCGGGCGGTGCGATCACCGCCGAGAACGTCGCCATCACCCAGGGATGCAACCAGGCGTTCTGTGCGGTGATGGCCACCCTCGTTGGCGCGGGGGACGAGGTCATCATTCCGGTGCCGTGGTACTTCAATCACAAGATGTGGCTCGACATGCAGGGCGCCCGCGCCGTGCCGCTCAGTTGTCCTCAGGATATGGTCCCGCGGCCGGAGGATGCCGCAGCGCTGATCACTCCGCGCACCCGCGCCATCGTGCTGGTGACGCCGAACAACCCCTCCGGGGCGGAATACCCCGCGGGCATCCTGGCGGCGTTTCGCGATCTGGCGCGCCAGCATGGCATCGCGTTGGTGCTGGACGAGACCTATGCCGATTTCGACAGCCGGACCGAGCCAGGCGCCGCGCCGGTTCATGACCTGCTGCAGGACCCCGACTGGGGCCGCGATGTCATATCGCTCTACTCGTTTTCAAAGGCTTACCGCCTGACTGGCCACAGGGTCGGGGCGATCATCGCCTCGCCCGAGCGGCTGGTCGAGGTCGAGAAGTTTCTCGACACTGTCGCCATCTCTGCCTCGCAGATGGGCCAGATCGGGGCGCTCTGGGGGCTGGAGAACCTCGGCGACTGGCTCGCCGGTGAGCGGCGCGAGATCCTGGCGCGGCGCGACGCCATGGCGGCGGCACTGGGCGGCCTGCCCGGCTGGCGCCTGAAAGGCTGCGGCGCCTATTTCGCCTGGGCCGAGCATCCCTATGCCGAGGACAGCTCTACCCTCGCGCGGCGGCTTGTGCGCGAGGCCGGGCTGCTCCTGCTGCCGGGCACCATGTTCATGCCCGACGGCTCGGCCGAGGGCGCGCGCCATGTGCGCATTGCCTTTGCCAACGTGGACCGAGCCGGCATCGCCGACATGGCGGCGCGCCTGGCCGATCTGGGCGGGGCGAGGCTTGTCGCTGGCGAGGCGCCTGCCTAAGACAGCGCAGACGCGCCCCCGCGCGCCCCACAGCGACCGCCTGACACGACGCCCGAGACCAGCCCGAGGACCCCATCATGGCCATGACCCGCCGCGGCAAGTCCGCGATCAACTGGATCCTCATGGGTTTCATCCTGCTCGGCCTTGGCGGCTGGGGGGTCAGCAACTTTACCGGCCCGAGCCAGGGCAGCATCGGTGCGGTCGGCAGTACCGAGATCAAGGCCGCCGACTATGCCCGCGCCCTGCAGGCCGAGATGCGCAGCATCCAGTCGCAGACCGGCCAGCCGATGACGGCCGAGACCGCGCGCGCCATGGGCCTGCCGCAGTCGGTCCAGCAGCGTCTGATCACCGCCTCGGCGCTGGAGGAAGAGGCGCGCCAGATGGGCTTGTCGGTCGGAGATCGCCGCGTTGCCGACCAGATCATGGCAGCGCCCGCCTTCCAGGGGATCGGCGGCTTTGATCGTGCGCGCTACGCCGACACACTGCGCAACGAGCAGCTGTCCGAGCCGCAGTTCGAGCGTGACGTGCGCATGGACGAAGCGCGGCTGCTGCTGCAGCGCGCCGTCACCGGAGCCACCGCCGCCCCGGCCGGCGCAGTCGCCCAGACCACGCGCTGGCTGACCGAGACCCGCGATCTGACGTGGTCCGAGGTCACCGCGGATCAGCTGGATGGCCCGGTCACCGCCCCGGACGACGCCACGCTGCAGGCCTGGCACCAGGCCAATGCCAGCCGCTTTACCAAGCCCGAGACGCGCCACATCAGCTATGCCTGGCTGACGCCCGAGATGCTGGAAAACTCTGTCCAGTTGGACGAAACCGCGCTGCGCCAGCTCTATGAAGAGCGCAAGGACGAGTTCCAGCAGCCCGAGCGGCGCATGGTTGACCGTCTGGTCTATCCCGATCAGGCGACGGCCGAGGCCGCCAAAGCGCGCCTCGACAAGGGCGAGGTCGATTTCGACGCCTTGGTGGCAGAGCGCGGCCTGACCCGGCAGGCGATCGACTTGGGCGAGGTGACGCAGGCCCAGTTGGGCGCTGCGGGCGCCGCGGTTTTTGCGACCGAAGGCAATGGCGTCGTGGGGCCAGTGCCCACCGATCTGGGGCCGGCGCTGTTTTCGGTGAATGCCATCCTCGATCCGGTGAACGTCGGCTTCGAGGCGGCCCAGACCGAGTTGCGCGCCGAAGCCGCCCTCGACAAGGCCAAGCGCGATATCGAGGGCCAGTCCGCGGCGATCAACGATCTCCTGGCCGGCGGCGCCAGCCTTGACGATCTGGCCAAGGAGACCCCGATGAAGCGCGGCGAGATCGACTGGCAGGAGGGGGAGACCCCCGCCGCCGGCTCGATCGCGACCTATCCGGCGTTCCGCACCCGGGTCGAGACCCTGACCGACAAGGACTATCCGGAGCTGTTCGAACTCGACGATGGCGGCATTTTTGCCATGACTCTGACCAAGGTCACGCCCGCCGCCGTGATCCCCTTCGATCAGGTGCGCGATCGCGTGCTGGCCGACTGGACCACGACCGAGACACACAAGCGCCTACTGGCGCTGGCCGACAAGCAGCGCCTTTCGGCGGAGGCCGAGGCCGGGCAGGCCGCTGGGACCAAGGCCCCCGGCCTTGGCCGCGACGGCGCCATCGACGGCGCGCCGGCAGCGGTCGTGACCGAAGGCTTTGCCCTGAAGGAAGCTGGCGACGGCGCCGTGGTGGATGCCGACGGGCGCGTGTTCATCGTCACCCTTGATGCGGTGCACGAGGCCGATCCCAAGGCCGACCAGACGGTTCAGGTCGCCTCGGCCGTCAGCAAGCGTCAGACGCAGACGCTGGCCGAGGATTACTTCGACTTTTACACCCGCGCGCTGGTCGACGAATTTGGGCTGCACCTGAACCAGCAGGCCGCGGCCGCCGTCGACGCACGGATGCAGTGATGCAGCTCTCGCCCGATTTTGACAGCTTTGCCGCTGCCTGGGCGAGGGGCGAAAACCAGCTTGTCACGGCTGTGCTGGCCGCCGACCTCGACACGCCCGTCAGCCTGATGCTGAAGCTGGCCGAAGCCGAGCCCCTCAGCTTCGTGCTGGAAAGCGTCACCGGCGGCGAGCTGCGCGGTCGCTATTCCATCGTCGGGATGAAGCCAGACCTGATCTGGCGCTGTCGTGGCCAGGCGGCCGAGGTCAACCGCAATGCCCGCTGGGAGGACCGCTTTGCAGCGGACGACCGGCCCGCGCTCGACAGCCTGCGCGCCCTGCTGGCCGAAAGCCGGATGAACATGCCGGACGGCATCCCGCCGGTCGCGGCGGGCCTCTTCGGCTATCTCGGTTACGACATGATCCGCCTGGTCGAGCATCTGCCGGACGTCAATCCCGACCCTCTGGACCTGCCCGACGCCATGCTGATCCGGCCCTCGCTGGTCGCGGTGCTGGACGGCGTGAAGGGCGAGGTGACGCTCTGCGCTCCGGCTTGGCACGACGCGGGTGTTCCGCCCCGCGCCGCCTATGCCCAGGCGGCAGAGAGGGTGATGGACGCGCTGCGCAGCCTCGACCGGCAGCCGGCCGAACCGCGCGCGCTGGGCGGCGATACCAAGGTCGGAGAGCCGCGCTCGAACTTTGCCCGTGCCGATTACCTGGCGGCGGTCGAGACGGCGCGCGATTACATCCGCGCGGGCGACATCTTCCAGGTCGTGCCGTCGCAACGCTGGGCAATGGATTATCCGCTGCCGCCCTTTGCCCTTTACCGCTCGTTGCGGCGCACCAATCCCTCGCCCTTCATGTTCTTCCTGAACATGGGCGGCTTTCAGATTGTCGGTGCCAGCCCCGAGATCCTGGTCCGCCTGCGCGACGGCGAAGTCACGATCCGTCCGATCGCCGGCACCCGCCCGCGCGGCGCGAACCCGGACGAGGACCGCGCGCTGGAGGCCGAGTTGCTCGCCGACGAGAAGGAGCTGTCCGAACATCTGATGCTGCTCGACCTCGGGCGCAACGATGTCGGCAAGGTCGCCCGGATTGGCACCGTGCGTCCGACCGAGCAGTTCATCATCGAACGCTATAGTCATGTCATGCACATCGTCAGCAACGTGGTGGGCGAGTTGCGGGGCGGCGAGGACGCGTTGTCGGCGCTGCTCGCCGGGCTGCCGGCCGGGACCGTCAGTGGCGCGCCCAAAGTCCGCGCGATGCAGATCATCGACGAGCTGGAGCCGGAAAAGCGCGGCGTCTATGGCGGCGCGGTTGGCTATTTCGCCGCTAATGGCGAGATGGACATGTGCATCGCGCTGCGGACCGGGGTGGTCAAGGATGAAACCCTTTATGTCCAGGCGGGCGGGGGCGTCGTGCTGGACAGCGATCCCGAGGCCGAGTTTACCGAGACGGTGAACAAGTCCCGCGCCCTGATGCGGGCCGCCGAGGGCGCGGCCCGCTTTACCCGCGGCAACGGCTAGGGCAGCCCGCCTGAGGCGCCGGAACCCTTGCTGCACTGGCTGGTTGATCCTGTGAGCAGGAGGGATCACCATGGCCAGCAAGCCTGATAAATCGGACAAGTCCGGAACGGACGAGGACGAGCACACCCTGACCAATGAATATGAGGGCGATGCCGAGCGGGACGGGATTCCCGCGAACGGCACGCGCCCGGTTAGGGACCAGTCGCCCGAGGGCGTCGAGGGGCCGCCGCCCCGCACCGTGTGACCGCTGGAACCTCACCGAAAGGAACGCAAGCATGGCCATGATAAACCGCGCCCATATCACCCCGCCCGCCGAAACGACTCCCGAGGAAGCCGAACGCAACAAGCGCGCTATGGGCAAGAACAAGGCGGCGCAGGAGCAAGATGACAACGGGGCCGTTCCCGGCAAGCCCGCCGTGAACCCGGCAAAAGCCGAGGACTAAGTTCGGCAACCGCAGGAGAGGACGATGGACCTGACCCTTCGCCTACACGAGCTTTCCGAGGGGACCTCGGACGAAGAGGCTGTTTTGATGAAGCAGCAGTCCCGGGTCGAAGCGGCCAAGCGCCTGCGCCACAGGCGGGGAGATGGCGAGCCCGATCCGGCCGTGCCCCAAGGATA
Coding sequences within it:
- the plsX gene encoding phosphate acyltransferase PlsX; this encodes MTIGDASGRPAAARTAASGGNVVISVDAMGGDRGPAVVVAGMAESAAKNPDLRFIVHGPAAELQRLIGRRRDLADRCDLRDAPGVVTMQDKPSQVMRKGEGTSMWSAIDSVRAGEATACVSCGNTGALMALSMIRLRKLPGINRPAIACLWPSRNPQGFNVMLDVGADIRADAPDLAQYAMMGASYARNGLGLERPRVGLLNVGTEEHKGRPELKLAAELIEAGTSLGSYDFVGFVEGGDLPGARVDVIVTDGFTGNVALKTGEGTAKLVGDFLKEAFANSVMSKFAAVLAMTSLKRLQKRIDPRRVNGGVFLGLNGTVVKSHGSADATGVSAAIKLAFQLARSGFQERLAARVAQGPAGDMPAAQVRPGPVA
- the rpmF gene encoding 50S ribosomal protein L32; translated protein: MAVPQNRVTRSKRNMRRAHDSLVAANPNECSNCGELKRPHHVCPSCGHYADREVVAQAAAVDLDDDAA
- a CDS encoding SUF system Fe-S cluster assembly protein, which gives rise to MNLSPAAPAAPAEGAPLIEPSTVDHPLYDSIVEACRSVYDPEIPVNIFDLGLIYTIVVNDAAEVMIRMTLTAPGCPVAGEMPGWVADAVNAIPGVKQVDVHMTFEPQWGMDMMSDEARLELGFM
- a CDS encoding HesB/IscA family protein; this translates as MFSIPGKTPVTVTQAAEARIARLMEDKQAFALRIGLKKGGCAGMEYTMELAEAAAPGDEAIEQGAARVLIAPTAQMFLFGTEIDYESGMLDSGFRFRNPNVTDSCGCGESVNFAPIEGARAGS
- the tpiA gene encoding triose-phosphate isomerase — encoded protein: MKKLAAGNWKMNGTRAALAEVDGLGSDRVEVLICPPATLIAPLADRGSRVLVGGQDCDARAEGAHTGDIAAAQLLDAGASHVILGHSERRADHGETDAQVAAKAVAAHQAGLVTIICVGETEAQRDAGETLAVIAAQLAGSVPDCATATNTVVAYEPVWAIGTGRTADASQIAEVHGAMRQTLAARFADADGMRLLYGGSVKAGNAAEIFAIPNVDGALVGGASLKAADFSPIIAALEAAQ
- a CDS encoding uracil-DNA glycosylase; protein product: MTPSPTPAPPPAWAHLPFFQADWPRIAAHLAGTQWLPGPDRVFAALQAVSPRDVRVVILGQDPYPTPGHADGLAFSVAPQAPLPRSLRNIYAEMRDDLGAAPADGYLGHWAAQGVLLLNTALSVGPGDAGSHARLGWSGLASQVIDAAQRGGPIAFVLWGGHAQGVARGLARPQDLVLASAHPSPLSARRGFFGSRPFSRVNDWLTAQGRPAIDWVGTDRPALFADR
- the trpD gene encoding anthranilate phosphoribosyltransferase produces the protein MTDIRPLIGLAADRPLTGAEAETAFGALFDGAATPAQIGGLLMAMRVRGETVDEIAAAARAMRKRMHTVIAPSGAMDIVGTGGDGKGTLNISTATAFVVAGTGVPVAKHGNRNLSSRSGSADALTHLGLDVMAGPDAAGRALKACGICFMMAPAHHPAMRNVGPARTELGTRTIFNLLGPLTNPAGVRRQLTGAYSPQWIRPMAEVLAALGSEAAWLVHGGDGTDELSIAAPSRVAALEDGVVREFEISPEDAGLPVHPFEAIIGGDPAQNAAALRALLAGAPGAYRDAVLLNAAAALIVAGTAPNLREGVERAAESIDSGRAAARLADLAAMQPPPPAF
- a CDS encoding anthranilate synthase component II, translated to MILLIDNYDSFTWNLVHLLGEAGAEIALHRNDALSVDEAMALGADGIVISPGPCDPARAGICVSLIRAAAEARVPLLGVCLGHQAIGEAFGGKVVRAVRAVHGKTDAIRHDGRGLFAGLPDPLTATRYHSLAVDPTSLPNCLEITARTDDGTIMGLMHRKLPIEGVQFHPESIASEGGRTMIDTFLSRCQHQAPVAA
- a CDS encoding aminotransferase; the protein is MEARGWMAEADAATLARLINVSQAAPIDPPPEGLRHALADAALNRPEAHLYGPVLGNDPLRAALAARWSERSGGAITAENVAITQGCNQAFCAVMATLVGAGDEVIIPVPWYFNHKMWLDMQGARAVPLSCPQDMVPRPEDAAALITPRTRAIVLVTPNNPSGAEYPAGILAAFRDLARQHGIALVLDETYADFDSRTEPGAAPVHDLLQDPDWGRDVISLYSFSKAYRLTGHRVGAIIASPERLVEVEKFLDTVAISASQMGQIGALWGLENLGDWLAGERREILARRDAMAAALGGLPGWRLKGCGAYFAWAEHPYAEDSSTLARRLVREAGLLLLPGTMFMPDGSAEGARHVRIAFANVDRAGIADMAARLADLGGARLVAGEAPA
- a CDS encoding peptidylprolyl isomerase codes for the protein MAMTRRGKSAINWILMGFILLGLGGWGVSNFTGPSQGSIGAVGSTEIKAADYARALQAEMRSIQSQTGQPMTAETARAMGLPQSVQQRLITASALEEEARQMGLSVGDRRVADQIMAAPAFQGIGGFDRARYADTLRNEQLSEPQFERDVRMDEARLLLQRAVTGATAAPAGAVAQTTRWLTETRDLTWSEVTADQLDGPVTAPDDATLQAWHQANASRFTKPETRHISYAWLTPEMLENSVQLDETALRQLYEERKDEFQQPERRMVDRLVYPDQATAEAAKARLDKGEVDFDALVAERGLTRQAIDLGEVTQAQLGAAGAAVFATEGNGVVGPVPTDLGPALFSVNAILDPVNVGFEAAQTELRAEAALDKAKRDIEGQSAAINDLLAGGASLDDLAKETPMKRGEIDWQEGETPAAGSIATYPAFRTRVETLTDKDYPELFELDDGGIFAMTLTKVTPAAVIPFDQVRDRVLADWTTTETHKRLLALADKQRLSAEAEAGQAAGTKAPGLGRDGAIDGAPAAVVTEGFALKEAGDGAVVDADGRVFIVTLDAVHEADPKADQTVQVASAVSKRQTQTLAEDYFDFYTRALVDEFGLHLNQQAAAAVDARMQ
- the trpE gene encoding anthranilate synthase component I → MQLSPDFDSFAAAWARGENQLVTAVLAADLDTPVSLMLKLAEAEPLSFVLESVTGGELRGRYSIVGMKPDLIWRCRGQAAEVNRNARWEDRFAADDRPALDSLRALLAESRMNMPDGIPPVAAGLFGYLGYDMIRLVEHLPDVNPDPLDLPDAMLIRPSLVAVLDGVKGEVTLCAPAWHDAGVPPRAAYAQAAERVMDALRSLDRQPAEPRALGGDTKVGEPRSNFARADYLAAVETARDYIRAGDIFQVVPSQRWAMDYPLPPFALYRSLRRTNPSPFMFFLNMGGFQIVGASPEILVRLRDGEVTIRPIAGTRPRGANPDEDRALEAELLADEKELSEHLMLLDLGRNDVGKVARIGTVRPTEQFIIERYSHVMHIVSNVVGELRGGEDALSALLAGLPAGTVSGAPKVRAMQIIDELEPEKRGVYGGAVGYFAANGEMDMCIALRTGVVKDETLYVQAGGGVVLDSDPEAEFTETVNKSRALMRAAEGAARFTRGNG